The genomic stretch GAAAACCAAGAAGGAATTGATAACATAGAAGAAATTGCCAAAGCTTCCTACGGAATTATGGTTGCAAGGGGAGATATGGGAGTTGAAATACCTGCTGAAGATGTTCCTTTAGCACAAATTAAAATAACTAAAACCTGCATTAAGTACGGCATACCTGTAATTACAGCAACGCAAATGTTGCACACAATGATTGAAAATCCAAGACCTACAAGAGCAGAAGTATCTGATGTTGCCAATGCAATTCTAAATGGTACAGACGCAATAATGCTATCTGGAGAGACAGCTTATGGAAAATATCCAATTGAAGCTGTTAAAATGATGACCAAAATTGCAAGAGAAGTCGAAAAATATAGAGAGCAAACACTGTTTCAAGATGAAATTTTCTGTAGCAAAAAAATAATAAGAAATTACATTATAAAATGTGCAATCGATGCAACTAAAATAATGCCTATTAAAGCTATTATCGTTGATTCACTTAAAGGAAGAACTGCCAGAATAATGGCAACATATAGAGCAAGTGTGCCACTATTTATTACGACAAATAATGAAAGAATAGCAAGAGAATTATCACTCTCTTATGGTGTTTATTCTAATCTTGTTGAAAACAATTTTAAAAGAACAAATGAATTTGTAGCAACTTCTCTTAAAATGCTTAAAACACAAGAAATAGTTAAAAATTCAGATATTATAGTAATTATTTCTGGAAATCCTAACAGAGATACCAATAAGGGTACAGAATTTATGGAAATAAACACAGTAGAAGAAGCAATTAAGGGACATAATTTATAAATAAAATAAGAAATAGTTTAGTTGATAACATTTTTTATCAAACTAATATAACACCAAAATTATTCAGCTTATATAAAAGAAAAACTCATAAAGCACTTTTAACTAGTTATGGGACTTATGAGTTTTTCTTAGATAAAATTGATATATTTAAAAAAATAATAACTTACAATACAAAAAACATATTTATATTTTCATATACAAAAGAAAATTCAAAGATTAATATATCAACTCATAAAGCTTGGAAATTTTTTGATAAAACAATTGATGTTAATTTAGACATAATAAATTTAATAAAAAAATTTACATTTACAAATGTAGAAGACAAAATAATAGAAAATGATCACAAAATTGAAATTGTCTTAAATTTTATTAAAGATATAACACAAAATATCAAAATTATTCCCATTATTTTAGGTAACCCCAAAAACCAAACTATTAAAGAATATTGCACATTTTTAAAACCATTTACAACGCAAGAAGAAAATTCTTTTATATTTTTATCTCATTTTATTTCACACTCTACAAATCTAAATAAAGCTACCCAATTAGCAACAACCTTAAAACAACTCTTAAACACGTCTTCCTTAAATTCATCAATTTTACTAGAACATCACAAATCACACAAAATATTCCCTGAAAATATAACTGCCCTTATTATAATTCATCAAATTTTTACCAACTTTGAATTTTTAAATCATCAAATCATTAACAATAACAATGAATATTCAATAACAGAAAATATACTAATAAACTAAATTAATAAAAAATAGTCTTTAAATGAAATCATCAATTTTTTTATTATTTTTCTTTAAAAAAACATTCAAACCTACTTTTGAAATACTTCTTAGAGTACTTGCAGAAATCTTAATACTAACATTTTTCCCAAGTTCTGGAATAAAAAATTTCTTATTTATTAAATTAACCTTAAAAGTTCTCTTAGTCTTAACACCAATATGTTGTCCTGCTCCACCTTTCTTTTTGGCAAGTCCCTTTCGTGGAACATTATTCCCAAACATTGTCCTTTTTCCTGTAATTTCACATTCTCTCCCCATCTAAATCTCCTAAATTCCATTTTTCTTAGTTAGATACAAATCCATTAACTTTAAAAATAAAGTTAATCCTTCAATGATATTTTTAATTATACTACCAAAGTTTACATTATTGCCATAACTTTTTACAAGTTCAAGATCAAGTTCTTTCCAATTATAAATAAGTTCCTTTTCTGAAGAAGGTTTAAAATAATCTTCTAAACAACCACTTAAAAGCTGTTTTAAAGAATAAATTTTTGAATAATAGTCATTTAATAAAATTAAAGCTTTTTTATTCACATCTACTATTATATTTAACAATAATTTTTCTGATGATTTGTCTCCTCCAACATAAACCCTATGCAAAAGTGCATTTATTCTATTGCCATAATTACCCTGTTCCCCAAGACTATTATCAAAATCAATAAGATTAGAATAAATATTAACTAAGTCATGAATGTCATTAGAAACATCTCTAGAAATTTCCATATCTTTCCATTGTCCTTTAATAATCAGGATATTAACAATATCATTTAAATCTTTTTTTACTAAATTAACAGCATGAGTTTTCAAATAACCTAAAATGTCAGCGTAAACATATCCGGTAGTATTTGTAATTTTAGATGTAATTTTCATGTTCATATGCTCATTATAATTATCTAAAGTTAAAAGAGTAACTCCAGGAAATAATTTTTCTGCCAAAATTTTAGATTTGCTATTTTTTTGCAAAATTTCAGCTTTTAACATTTCATTTGAAACATGTTTAGAGAGATAATTAAAAAACGCTTTTGCTTTTGTCTTTTTAAGGCCAGAAATAGGCAAATAATTGGGATCACCACTAACATATCTTACAAGATACAAAATTTCTTTATTTTTATTTATCTCAATTATAGATGTTACCATCTTAAGCCAAACATTTGGCTTCATAGGAAAATTATCTTCATCTCCATATATTTTTAAGAGAATATCATAAAGATTTCTCCAAATAGAAATATCCTTAATAGAATAAATACATTCCAAATAATCCTTAATATCATCAAGGATTACTCCACAACTGACAGCACTAAATCTAGGTTTATATATAAAATCATCTTCTGGAAATAAACTATCAAAATGCTTAATAAGAATATAATACTGATATGAAGCTAAATCAAAAAAGATATCTAAAGCTCCACAGGTTTCATCGATCAATCTGACCTGTTCCTGAGTTATACTTTTCAATAAATAATTTAAATTGGTATCCAAATTTTTCAGCATATCAGATGTAAAATTTACTATCTCATTAGCAGAGAAAGAATAAATATGTTCCAAAGCTTGCTTTTGAGTACTATTTAAATACTTCTCAACTACAAAATGAATTATCTCATTTGAATTTCGATATCTTTGCACAAATAACTTTAAAGGAAAAAAAACCTTATAAAGATTATAAATAAACTTAGCAAACTGAGGTAAAGCTTGTATTTTGGAAACGCTAAAAAAATTACTTGACTTACTTAAACTTTTTTTTACTTCTTTAAGCCTTCTCTGCTTCACTTGCTCAGGAGTACGTTCTCTATTAAAAATAGCAACTAAAAAATCAACTAAACTCACATTAATAGCTCTCCTTTTGAATACAAAATTTAAAGTTATCAAAGATACCCAAAATTATAAAATAACTATAAAAATTATACATAATTTATTGTAAAATAAAAGTCAATGTAATAAACATATTTTTTATGTATATAAAGAAATTAATTTTAATGACAATTTTAGCTTTAATTTTCAGTTGCTCAAAAGAAACTGCTATTACTATCTTAACTGACAATAAAATTATTCCTATTTATATAAATCAATTTAATGTTCAAAATAAAACAAATTTTATTATCAAGTACAAAAAAAATATTAACGTACAAACCATTAATAAAGAGAATGCTCAAATAATCATTGCAAAAAACTTAGACAACATAAATATAACTAAAAACTTTAAAAATATACAAAAATATTATTATTCTGACTATCCAATATTAAATAACATATCAAAAAAATTTGCATACAAAATCGTACCATTAAGTTTCGATATTCCAATCTTAATATATAAAAATGAATATGATATACAAAAATATATTGATATACAATCAATCAAAGAAATATATACAAATTTCAAAAAAGACAAAAAAATTTTCATATCTCCTTATATTTCTGAAAATATATTTTATACAATATCTGAAATCAACGATATAAATATTTACTTTGGAAACAACAAGCCAGAATATGATGAGAAGAAAATATTAAATATAATTAATTATTTCAAATCTTTTATAGATGTGAACGAACTTACATTGCATAAAAATTTTACGGAAAAATACAAATATTTAAATTTAGAGACGATACTACTACAACAAAAAACTATTTTAATTGCAGGTTTAACCAACTTAGCATATTACAATAAACTAAATCAGAATATTAAAGACAAAATTAATTTTTCATATTTAACAAATAAAGAAAAAAAATCATCGATATGTAATATAAACTTTATGGGTGTTAAAGAAACATCACAACCTATAGCAAAATTTATTCGATGGATATTAAATCAAAAAATACAACAATCATTAATCACACTTAAAGATAAAGCAAAATTTAATGAACATTTTGGATTGATTAATGGATTTACACCATATAAAGGATTGAACTTAAAATTAAAACATGTAATTAAAGAAATCCCACAATTTATTATAAATGAAAATTATATGAATAAAGATTCATATATACTTAATAAAGAACAAATAGAAAAAGAAAACAACATAATTAATGAATTAATGTTATCTAACATCAAAAATGCAAATTCTTCATAAAGATGGTATATCTTTTTTATAATTGACAAGCATTACATACAATACAATAAGGAATAAAAAGGAAAAAATTAAAATAAAAGATATGTATATATTACCAGACAAATGCATAAAGAGTGCTATTAAAGTTAACAACAAATAATTTATCAAAAGAGATACAATACCTGAAAAAATAGCTACTACTATAGATACAAGAAATACCATAAATTTTAAATCAAACTCAAAATCCACTTTAGAAGCTACAGCAATAAATAGAACACCCAAAAAAACTAATAAAATAGGACTTATCATTAAGAAAAGACTTGAAGAAAAAATACCTATCAATCTTAAATTGAACGTTTTAATTTGGTTAAAAGCGCTGATTAAAACTTGAATAGGTAAAAAAATACTACCTTTAACAGAATTTGCAAATAAATGTAAATTATCAACATTATTATTAAGATCAATGATTTTTATATCACTTAAGTCAAAATCTTTAAGCAATACAAAAACTCTAGTAGCAGTAATATCACTATTTTCACTTTTTTTATCTAAAACATTTTGATAAACCGTATTGCCCTTAAGAGTAGCAAATGGGACTTTTATATGTAATATAACTTTACCTAAACTATCAAACCTAATAAGTTCAAAATTTTTAATCATTTTAGTATAAGAAAAAACAGTATTTACAACCTTTTGCATATAAATATAATCATATGTACCATCACCAGAATTGCCCTGAACTAAAAATACATCATTGATGCCATAATGTTCATAATATTTTTCAATCTCATCAAAAAAGAAATAATGAATTTTAAGTTTATCTAAAGACTTATTCTTATAACTTAAAATCTCATTATCATTTGGAAACAAATTATGAAGCTTTAAAAAACCATAATATGCTGGTTTAAATTTCTCTGTATTTAGATATAAAAAATTCCTCTGTTTCTCTTCAAAAATCGAAGCTTCTCTTTCAAGTTCAACATTTTTATACTCATTAATAGCTTTAAAAGTTAAATCTAAAAGCGCAGAAAATTCATCATCTTTGGTTGCAAAAAATCCTATATAAGCAAAATAATTAGCCGTAGCATAATCACCCTTATCAATAAATCCATTAATAATATCCTGAAAATCTCTTTTGCTCAAACTTTTTATTAAATACATTTTAAGAGTCTTTCGAACTTTTTCTAAATCAACACCATAAAGAGGCATTCTATCATATTCAGATCTGGCCAAATAATAATTAATAGAAAGTTCATCATTATCAGAAATAAGCCTCATTTTTTCATACATCCTAAGCAATTCCTCAAGATATTTCTTTTTCTGCTTAAAAACCTCTACCAATTCATTGACATCAAGTGTCTTATTTGAAGATAAATTTATATCGATATTTTTAAGCTCATTCATTATTGTAGTTGTCTGCTCTGCAAGAAGATTATATCTCTCATAATTATATTTATATTCATTTCTCTGAGAAAGAATATAAGACATAATAGAATTAAAAATTAATACAAAAACAATACCTATTACAAAAAATAAAAACATAAAAGGATAAAATTTTTTAAACAAATATCCTTTATATCCCTTAAAATAAAGCCGTGTTTCTGGTTTCGCTAAAAAAATAAAATAAATCAAAACAAAAAAAATAAAAAAACCATTAAAATTATGATATACACTCAAAACAGTATCAAAAAATGTAGCTACTAATATATGTTTTTCTAAATAGGCAACTCCAAAAAAATATGTATAACAAAAAACCAAAGCAACAAATAAAAATAGAAAAACAATAAAATTACTTAAAAATGTAAACAATTCTTTTTTCATATCTAACAAATTAATTAATGTAACGTATTATTATCAAATCCTTCATTCACTTTAATATATTTAAAAAGAAAACCAATCAAATAAGTAGAACAAAATGTAAGTACACAAAAAATGAAAGTAAGATAATTAGATATTACATTTTCACCCATAATTAAATCTAAACTCTCCGGAAATTCAATTGCATAAATATTATAAACTTTAAAAAACAGTATGACAAAAATAGGATAAAGGAATAAAGACAAACTATTGAGAAATATAAAATTAAAAATATAAGAAAACGAAAATAAAAGCAAAACAAATCCAAATATATTCAATATCAAACCAAAAGATTCTAAAGAAAGTAAAAAATTATTAAAAATGTCTAAATCATTAAAAATATAACCAACTAAATTACTATAAAGCTTTTGAGTAAAAAATGCATTTTCATTAAAATTCGCCACATCAGATTCAGAAAATCCTGAATTATATGAAAAAGATTTAAAATCCTCATCATCAAACTCATTATCTGTAATTTTTAAAACACCTTTAAACCCAAATGATTTAATATCATTACTATAAAAAACTATTTGATCATCAAAAAAATGCACAGTATCATCTTTAATTATCTTCTCATCCCTGTTATGTAAATCAAAAAAGATAGTATTAAAATTAACAGAAGCTAAAAATCCAAAATAAGACAAAAACAATATAAAAATAAAGACAACAATATATAAAATCCCAGAAACTCTGAATGTAGTCATACTAAAAGGATAAGCAATTCTCATAAAAGTAACAACTAAAGATAAAGGAAAAGCATAAAGATAAGCATCATAATAAAGTTCAAAACTTAAAACAGAAAGATCTACATGTAGGAATGTGTACTTCAAGTAAGATGTACAAACAAAAACAAACGAAAAGAGAAAAAACATAAAAATAAATCTACAAGATATTAAGGATATAAACCTTACAATATTTAACATATATGTTCCTACAAGTGATAAACAATCTAATCTAAGACTGCCCCCCAGAGAGAACTTCTCTAATCTTTTCTTTGGCTTCTTCAAAACTAATTTGCAAAGCTAAACTAATCTCATGTTGTAAAATTAATTCAAAATCATTTAAAATTCTCTTTTCATAAAAAGGCAACTCTTTTTGCATAGATTTTACATACAAAAATTTATATAACTTAGCAGTACTTAATATATCACTCTGCTTATAAAAATCATGACTACCATCTTTGATCTTTTTTTGATCTATTTGCCCCTCAAAATCCTTAATAATATCAAAAACTTCTTCTACCTTTTCTTTACTAACCAAAGCTCTAATTCCAAGATCTGCAGCTCTAGCTACTGGAACCATGAAAGTCATCTCATTAAATGGGAAATATATTTCATAATAATCAATAAATTCACCATTAAATTCCTTATTCTGAATATTTTTTATTTTGCCTACTCCCTGCATTGGATACACTACAGCCTGATCTAATACAAATGACATTTCTTTACCTCATTAAACTTGTAAACAATTAAAACCAAAAGAAATCACAAAAACACAGTTAAATTTGTTCTAATTCCAAATTTATTGACATAAAACAAATTTTCAAGATAATTACTATTACAAAAACTTATTATCATACTAGGAGTAAGTTTATTAATATTAGCAAAAAACATTTCCTTATTTCTCTTAACAGCCCTCAAGTCATAGTAACCAATAAAGTTAATTTCTTTATGCGACTCTTTTAATCTTAAAAAATTTTTTTTAGAAATTATTTTATCTTTATCAATAATATAACACGTTTTATATGTATTCTCCAATACACTCATTAAAACAAGTAAAATAGAATTTGAATCATAACAACCAATATCAATCCTCTTTAAAAATTTACAAAGTGTTCTAAGTAACCTTGAATTTGAAAAAACAAGAGAAGAACTTTTAACAAGATTTCTAAAACTCTTAAAGATCAAAAATTTCAATAAAGATTTACAGTCAATAAAAATTACCATTGAATGATACGGATGAGATATTAGATATTCAAATCTACTAATCAATTTTTCATGATTTTTAAACACATCTATTGGCGCTCCAAGAAAATAAATCCTATCTGGTTTTGAATATATATCTTTTAAATTAGCCATTATTACCCTCTAATAATAATTTAAAGTGAGCAAGTGCATAAACAATAGCTGTATCAGCTCTTAAAATAGGAGTATTAAATCTTACAAATTTAAAATTCAATTTTTTAAAAAAATCAATTTCCAACTTTAAAAAACAACCCTCAGGACCTATTAAAATCCCAATTTTACCAAAAACACTAATGTTTTCACCCAAATGCAAAAAATCACCCTTACTATAAGCAACGTAATAATTCACAGATGACGAATAAGGAATACTAAAAAAATCATTATAAAAATTAATACTGGGAATTTGAGCATTTCCACTTTGTTTTAAAGCCTCATCTATTATCTTTAAAAATCTTAATTTCTTTGGTTCTAAATTATCCATATCTAGCTTAGCAATAGAATTATCAGCATTAACAATATTTATACTATTAACACCAATCTCAACAACTTGTCTTAAACTTAAATCTAATTTCCTACCCTTAAGATTTGATATAAATATATCTATTGCAAAGTCACGCATCTTAAGCTCCTCTACTCTAAGAGTAGCAAACCTAATTCGGTGATTTTCTATACTCAAAATTTCAGAAAATCTTATCTCTCTTTTACCTAAAAGAATATTCAATCTATCACCTACCCTTAATCTTCTTACATTAACAAGATAGTGATAAATCTTAATATCATCAATAATGATGTCATCATCAAATAGACAACTATAATCTAAAACTATTTGTTTCACAAATTAATTTTGTGTCCCTTTCTTTACAAGATATTCATAAGCAGTTTTCAAGACTTCATCATAATATAAATTATAAATTGGCTGATTATGGTGTATATCTTGATAAAATTGCAAAAACAAATAACGCCCCAAAGCTTTCTTATCTATATTACTAATATCCTTACCAGCCTTTACATAAGAAGTTTCAAGAAATTTATCCACAAAAATATCTACCTCTTTCTCAGAAAGCGATTTTTTATTTATCTTGCTATTTAAAAACTTTTCTATAGCCTCCTCATTAAGCATTCGGGTATAAACTCCAAATTCAACTTCAGATAATTCTCTTTCCTTAATCTCCAAATCAGGTTTAATACCAACATTATGAATACTCTGTCCAGAAGGGGTATAATATTTTGAATGCGTAATCTTAAATCCTCCTGTATGGAAAGGCACTATACGCTGAATCACTCCTTTTCCATAAGATTTTTCACCTATAACATACACTCTTTGATTATCTCTTAAAGCTCCAACTAAAACTTCCGAAGCTGATGCTGAATATTTATCAATCAAAGCAACAATTGGCATATCTAAAGGTACTATATGTGAAGAATCGGCTCTATACTCCCTTGTGACATATTCTAAAGGTATTTTAAAATCTCTTGCCTTTGTTGATACAATGAGTCCTTCAGCCAAAATATCATTTGCAATTTCTATTGCATCGGTAAGATAACCTCCAAGATTAAGCCTTAAATCTAAAATTAAAGAGTTGATATTTTGCAATTTAAGTTTTTCAAAAGCTTTTTTAAAGTAAATATTAGTACTTGGATTAAAACTTAATATCCTAATATATCCGACATCATTATTAATAACACTATATTTAATTGTTTCTATATCTATTTTTTCTCTCACAAGATCATATTCAAGTTCTAAATTTTTATTTCTCAAAATAGAAATTTTAACTTTTGTACCCGCTTTTCCCTTTAAAAGCTCGCTAACCTGCTCTATTGTCATAGAATCAGTACTATTACCATCAATAGCCTTAATATAATCACCAGAGCGAACACCAGCTCTATAAGCAGGTCCTTCTTCAAAAGCATTAATAATCATTATATAAGGAACATCAGAAGCAGTATTGTTAGACTTTTTAGAAATCTCCTTTTTTGCAATAACAACCCCAATTCCCACATAATTTCCCTCAGTAGTTTTTGAAATCTCTACTAAATCTTTTTTTGTCAAATACTGAGAATAAGGATCATTTAATGCCTTAAACATACCCTGTAAAGCCCCTTCAAAAACAGCCTCATCATCAATAGGTTCAACATAATTTTTCTTAATAAAATTAAAAGCCTCCATCATCATCTGACCATAACTTGACGCAGACAAATTGCTCTTAGAAGAATTTGCTTGAGCAAAAATAGACTCTACAATAACTGAAGAACTGATAACTAAAGCTAATACAACGTATAAAAATACCAAAAATTTCTTTTTCATTGAAAAATTCCTACACAAATAAAACTTGATTTTATCTTCATAATATAATATTTTAAGATTATGTTAAAGATAAATAGCTTAAAAACAAAAAGAATAATCATAACTCTCATTATCGCAATGCAAACAATTGCAAGCACATTAATTTTATTAGCACTATATAAACTCACAAGTAATACAATATTTATAAACAATTCTTCTATAAAATTTTTAATAGCATTTATTATATTCTCTCCAGAATTATGCGTAGCAATATTAACAATACAATATATACTCTACGATCAACTTAAAATTCTAAGTAATTTAATTAACATAACTAAAAGCCTGCAAATCATAATGAACATT from Borrelia duttonii Ly encodes the following:
- the pyk gene encoding pyruvate kinase; amino-acid sequence: MIQKLTKIVATISDLRCDPEHIKELYEAGVNVIRLNTAHQSHADAIKVINNVRQVSNKIALMIDTKGPEVRTANIEKPITVQIGDKVIISTTPINDSNAFQTNYDGFVNEVPNGAKILIDDGELEMIVIEKSADKLICQIKNDGQIKNKKSINTPGISLKLQSVTDKDKGFIELAAKQNIDFIAHSFVRHAQDIQDVKDILNAAGNPDVKIISKVENQEGIDNIEEIAKASYGIMVARGDMGVEIPAEDVPLAQIKITKTCIKYGIPVITATQMLHTMIENPRPTRAEVSDVANAILNGTDAIMLSGETAYGKYPIEAVKMMTKIAREVEKYREQTLFQDEIFCSKKIIRNYIIKCAIDATKIMPIKAIIVDSLKGRTARIMATYRASVPLFITTNNERIARELSLSYGVYSNLVENNFKRTNEFVATSLKMLKTQEIVKNSDIIVIISGNPNRDTNKGTEFMEINTVEEAIKGHNL
- the amrB gene encoding AmmeMemoRadiSam system protein B; this translates as MTPKLFSLYKRKTHKALLTSYGTYEFFLDKIDIFKKIITYNTKNIFIFSYTKENSKINISTHKAWKFFDKTIDVNLDIINLIKKFTFTNVEDKIIENDHKIEIVLNFIKDITQNIKIIPIILGNPKNQTIKEYCTFLKPFTTQEENSFIFLSHFISHSTNLNKATQLATTLKQLLNTSSLNSSILLEHHKSHKIFPENITALIIIHQIFTNFEFLNHQIINNNNEYSITENILIN
- the rpmB gene encoding 50S ribosomal protein L28, coding for MGRECEITGKRTMFGNNVPRKGLAKKKGGAGQHIGVKTKRTFKVNLINKKFFIPELGKNVSIKISASTLRSISKVGLNVFLKKNNKKIDDFI
- a CDS encoding CarD family transcriptional regulator encodes the protein MSFVLDQAVVYPMQGVGKIKNIQNKEFNGEFIDYYEIYFPFNEMTFMVPVARAADLGIRALVSKEKVEEVFDIIKDFEGQIDQKKIKDGSHDFYKQSDILSTAKLYKFLYVKSMQKELPFYEKRILNDFELILQHEISLALQISFEEAKEKIREVLSGGQS
- a CDS encoding 16S rRNA (uracil(1498)-N(3))-methyltransferase, translating into MKQIVLDYSCLFDDDIIIDDIKIYHYLVNVRRLRVGDRLNILLGKREIRFSEILSIENHRIRFATLRVEELKMRDFAIDIFISNLKGRKLDLSLRQVVEIGVNSINIVNADNSIAKLDMDNLEPKKLRFLKIIDEALKQSGNAQIPSINFYNDFFSIPYSSSVNYYVAYSKGDFLHLGENISVFGKIGILIGPEGCFLKLEIDFFKKLNFKFVRFNTPILRADTAIVYALAHFKLLLEGNNG
- a CDS encoding S41 family peptidase, with protein sequence MKKKFLVFLYVVLALVISSSVIVESIFAQANSSKSNLSASSYGQMMMEAFNFIKKNYVEPIDDEAVFEGALQGMFKALNDPYSQYLTKKDLVEISKTTEGNYVGIGVVIAKKEISKKSNNTASDVPYIMIINAFEEGPAYRAGVRSGDYIKAIDGNSTDSMTIEQVSELLKGKAGTKVKISILRNKNLELEYDLVREKIDIETIKYSVINNDVGYIRILSFNPSTNIYFKKAFEKLKLQNINSLILDLRLNLGGYLTDAIEIANDILAEGLIVSTKARDFKIPLEYVTREYRADSSHIVPLDMPIVALIDKYSASASEVLVGALRDNQRVYVIGEKSYGKGVIQRIVPFHTGGFKITHSKYYTPSGQSIHNVGIKPDLEIKERELSEVEFGVYTRMLNEEAIEKFLNSKINKKSLSEKEVDIFVDKFLETSYVKAGKDISNIDKKALGRYLFLQFYQDIHHNQPIYNLYYDEVLKTAYEYLVKKGTQN